In Schlegelella aquatica, one DNA window encodes the following:
- a CDS encoding glycosyltransferase, producing MKVLYFVSLFPCWSETFIVREMHELIRMGVDVRIVSLKHPQERLVQDDARALDDRVTYPAAGWRGLCDGAREIARHPLQSLRELGRIVSGLSRHPRAMVKTIVVWWRVLALMPRIREAAPAHLHAHWATYPSTAAFIAHQRLGIPYSFTAHAHDIFLEHHLLADKIRSARCGVTISRFNCAYLSRRLGMDVFQRFRVVHCGVPAEEIPYREGGRRAGLVVSVGRLDEIKGFPYLIEACKILDRRGLAFQCVLIGEGRLRRQLEQQIAQAGLEDKVLLPGAMAQEQVRRHLYEASVFVLPSVVTSEGDRDGIPVALMEAMACGAPVVSTFVSGIPELIEPGIEGLLVEPRDAEALADAMEKLLTQPRLASALARNARAKVERDFDVAKEARKLYEAFA from the coding sequence ATGAAGGTGCTCTACTTCGTTTCGCTCTTTCCGTGCTGGTCCGAGACGTTCATCGTGCGTGAGATGCATGAGCTGATCCGCATGGGCGTGGACGTTCGCATCGTCTCGCTGAAGCATCCGCAGGAAAGGCTGGTGCAAGACGACGCCCGGGCACTGGACGACCGTGTGACCTACCCGGCGGCGGGGTGGAGGGGCCTGTGCGACGGTGCGAGAGAGATCGCGCGGCATCCGCTGCAATCGCTGCGTGAGCTCGGCAGGATCGTCTCGGGATTGAGCCGCCACCCCCGAGCGATGGTCAAGACCATCGTGGTGTGGTGGCGCGTGCTCGCGTTGATGCCCCGCATCCGGGAAGCGGCGCCTGCCCATCTGCACGCCCATTGGGCGACGTATCCATCGACCGCCGCGTTCATCGCTCACCAGCGGCTGGGCATTCCTTACAGCTTCACCGCGCACGCACACGACATCTTCCTGGAGCACCATCTGCTGGCCGACAAGATCCGGAGTGCGCGATGCGGGGTGACCATCTCGCGCTTCAACTGCGCCTATCTCTCCAGACGGCTCGGCATGGATGTCTTCCAGCGGTTTCGCGTCGTGCATTGCGGGGTGCCGGCCGAGGAGATCCCCTACCGGGAAGGCGGTCGGCGGGCAGGCCTGGTCGTCTCGGTCGGGCGCCTGGACGAGATCAAGGGGTTTCCGTACCTCATCGAGGCCTGCAAGATCCTCGACCGGCGGGGCCTGGCGTTCCAGTGTGTGCTGATCGGAGAAGGGCGCTTGCGCCGGCAGCTGGAGCAGCAGATCGCGCAGGCGGGGCTGGAAGACAAGGTGCTGCTGCCGGGGGCCATGGCGCAGGAGCAGGTGCGCCGGCATCTGTACGAAGCGAGCGTCTTCGTGCTGCCCTCGGTCGTGACCTCCGAGGGCGATCGGGATGGGATTCCGGTTGCCTTGATGGAGGCGATGGCCTGCGGTGCACCCGTGGTGTCCACCTTCGTCTCGGGAATCCCCGAGTTGATCGAGCCCGGCATCGAAGGCTTGCTGGTGGAGCCGCGGGACGCCGAGGCTCTGGCCGATGCGATGGAGAAGCTGCTGACCCAGCCTCGCCTTGCCTCTGCCCTGGCGCGCAACGCGCGCGCGAAGGTCGAGCGCGACTTCGACGTGGCCAAGGAAGCCCGGAAGCTCTATGAAGCCTTTGCCTGA
- a CDS encoding polysaccharide deacetylase family protein, translating to MLWPHAKSVLKAIVSPLLDATGVYDRRIEEVSVREDRWTILMYHRVVLDDRADPFRLGMCVRRDRFEAQIRYLKSRFNLIGVGEAVRRLTQGRPLPSRAVSVTFDDGYLDNLEVALPVLESHQVPWTLFVPTGGLATGEPLWWDRVIHAFACTSRSWIDAQAIGLPRLRRRLSLAPWYRRRSVEQVLEALWSLPMAEIESAVLRLERALAPRVRLMPLAHRLRPADVRELHRRGVEIGAHTVKHPNLCLTDRDQLRDEMLDSRRELEALCGSPVEGFAYPGGRMNQAVKEAAHEAGFSYALATISAVNHLPCDAYELCRIGMPDAELPDFKRALSATMVRGDGTLHSIA from the coding sequence ATGCTGTGGCCGCATGCCAAGTCGGTGCTTAAGGCGATCGTCTCGCCGCTGCTCGATGCCACCGGCGTGTACGACAGGCGAATCGAGGAGGTCTCGGTCCGGGAGGACCGCTGGACCATCCTCATGTACCACCGCGTCGTGCTCGACGACCGGGCGGACCCGTTCCGTCTCGGGATGTGCGTGCGGCGCGACCGCTTCGAGGCGCAGATCCGCTATCTGAAGTCCAGGTTCAACCTCATCGGCGTGGGGGAGGCGGTGCGGCGGTTGACACAGGGGCGGCCGCTTCCCTCTCGGGCCGTTTCCGTCACCTTCGACGACGGGTACCTCGACAACCTGGAAGTGGCACTGCCCGTGCTCGAGTCGCACCAGGTGCCCTGGACTCTTTTCGTGCCCACCGGAGGCCTCGCGACGGGTGAGCCTTTGTGGTGGGACCGGGTGATCCATGCTTTCGCCTGCACGTCGCGATCCTGGATCGACGCGCAGGCCATCGGCTTGCCCCGGCTTCGGCGCCGGCTTTCGCTGGCCCCGTGGTACCGGCGCCGCTCGGTGGAGCAGGTGCTCGAGGCGCTGTGGTCGTTGCCCATGGCGGAGATCGAGAGCGCGGTGCTCCGCCTGGAGCGCGCGCTCGCGCCGCGGGTGCGCCTGATGCCGTTGGCTCACCGCCTGCGACCGGCCGACGTGCGCGAGTTGCATCGTCGCGGCGTGGAGATCGGAGCGCACACGGTGAAGCATCCCAACCTGTGTCTGACGGACCGCGATCAACTGCGCGACGAAATGCTCGACTCCCGGCGCGAGCTGGAGGCCTTGTGCGGCTCGCCGGTCGAAGGCTTCGCCTACCCCGGGGGGCGGATGAACCAGGCGGTCAAGGAGGCGGCGCATGAGGCCGGCTTCTCCTATGCGCTGGCGACGATCAGCGCCGTGAACCACCTTCCGTGCGACGCCTACGAGCTGTGCCGCATCGGCATGCCCGACGCAGAGCTGCCGGACTTCAAGCGCGCACTGAGCGCGACGATGGTCAGGGGCGACGGCACCTTGCACTCCATTGCGTGA
- a CDS encoding O-antigen ligase family protein produces MTILRLVLAALLIYLPNQQMFKLEFTVKGLNVLNMLFLLAVALMVALRVRAPDPAPMRRAFFFFFAVLVWGFAAGLMHDPSEWVNDLTALKNSIFYMLLFFLFYHASQDERTIRFLFGVILLVTFVAAVQGLRQALDYGIATYNETRRVSAPFGWHYTNANRAAIFFAIFIPLFAAVGLFYRGKILHRLVGLGSTALIAFVVFFTYSRQAYFILAALVLLVTLRRSVVLSALIVAALMSFESWAPETVVERIMMTTQVEHATTAPARSESGREPTYDQSTESRFEIWEGAAAMIADRPWGVGLNHFKREIGAYAPVYANMDAHNFYVLITAEAGLLGPVATLVLLGGLLLLARRVERLDTRPESRMLGIGFGLSVLAVVMGNIYGSRFLDGDVMGNFWALAGLVARYYTLSAQGKRVAAAEAVKAGELGVPAPAWQLPSSARTRTRPAPDL; encoded by the coding sequence ATGACGATCCTGCGACTCGTGCTGGCCGCCTTGCTGATCTACCTGCCCAACCAGCAGATGTTCAAGTTGGAGTTCACGGTCAAAGGCTTGAACGTGTTGAACATGCTGTTCCTCCTGGCGGTGGCCCTCATGGTGGCGTTGCGCGTCCGCGCGCCCGATCCTGCGCCGATGAGGCGGGCGTTCTTCTTTTTCTTCGCCGTGCTCGTCTGGGGCTTCGCTGCGGGGTTGATGCACGACCCCTCGGAGTGGGTCAACGATCTCACCGCGCTCAAGAACAGCATCTTCTACATGCTGCTGTTTTTTTTGTTCTATCACGCGTCACAGGATGAACGCACGATTCGCTTTCTGTTTGGCGTGATTCTGCTCGTGACATTTGTGGCCGCGGTGCAGGGCTTGCGGCAGGCACTGGACTACGGCATCGCGACCTACAACGAGACTCGCCGCGTCTCGGCACCCTTCGGGTGGCACTACACGAATGCGAACAGAGCAGCGATCTTCTTTGCAATCTTCATTCCTTTGTTTGCCGCGGTCGGCTTGTTCTACCGAGGAAAGATCCTGCACCGGCTCGTGGGCCTCGGGAGCACCGCGCTCATTGCCTTCGTCGTCTTCTTCACCTACTCCCGCCAAGCCTATTTCATCCTGGCAGCGCTTGTGTTGCTCGTGACCCTTCGGCGCAGCGTGGTGTTGAGTGCACTGATCGTCGCCGCCTTGATGAGCTTCGAGTCGTGGGCGCCGGAGACCGTGGTCGAGCGCATCATGATGACCACGCAAGTGGAACATGCGACCACTGCGCCTGCCCGATCGGAGAGCGGGCGCGAACCGACGTACGACCAGAGCACCGAAAGCCGGTTCGAGATCTGGGAAGGTGCGGCTGCCATGATCGCGGACCGCCCCTGGGGGGTGGGCTTGAATCATTTCAAGCGCGAGATCGGGGCGTATGCCCCGGTCTACGCGAACATGGACGCCCACAACTTCTACGTGCTCATCACTGCGGAGGCGGGACTGCTCGGGCCGGTGGCCACACTGGTGTTGCTCGGGGGCTTGCTGCTCCTGGCGCGACGCGTGGAGCGGCTCGACACGCGTCCCGAGTCCCGGATGCTGGGCATCGGCTTCGGGCTGTCCGTGCTCGCCGTCGTCATGGGGAACATCTACGGCAGCCGGTTCCTCGACGGCGACGTGATGGGGAACTTCTGGGCCCTGGCCGGCCTGGTGGCACGCTACTACACGCTCTCGGCGCAGGGCAAACGCGTTGCTGCCGCCGAGGCGGTGAAAGCGGGGGAGCTCGGGGTGCCGGCCCCGGCCTGGCAACTGCCAAGTAGCGCACGCACCCGCACGCGTCCTGCACCGGATTTGTAA
- a CDS encoding glycosyltransferase encodes MLLLTDEMEVGGTQRQIVHVARTLDRSRFEPTVVYFRNESFFVDELKAAGVPVVRIEKKGRFDPAFVARLRNHLVRSRYDVVHCFSFSGELWGAVARRLVRPSMRPALVSSIRGTYEWYSAAQWRIKRWVSMQSSCVVANSRAGAAYACERMGRPECAMDVVYNGVQCEPPCEDAARELRRLLSPAGEPLILFVGRLVVHKDVPTLVRAFHTLRARGIGARLCVAGDGPLRAELESLVRALDLEAQVALIGERHDVANLIAASDFLVLPSLREGLSNVILEAMIGGRPVIASRTGGNVELVEQGRTGLLFEVGSEVQLVEAMSRLATDADLRRSLGTAARAVAEARYSVPAMVQSLERHYAAVSRRAPGASVRVTPAAG; translated from the coding sequence GTGCTGCTGCTCACCGACGAGATGGAAGTCGGCGGCACGCAGCGGCAGATCGTGCACGTCGCCAGGACCTTGGACCGGAGCCGTTTCGAGCCGACCGTCGTCTATTTCAGGAACGAGTCGTTCTTCGTCGACGAGCTGAAAGCCGCAGGGGTGCCGGTCGTGCGGATCGAGAAGAAGGGGCGGTTCGACCCCGCTTTCGTCGCTCGATTGAGGAACCATCTGGTGCGCTCGCGCTACGACGTCGTCCATTGCTTCTCGTTCTCGGGCGAACTCTGGGGTGCGGTGGCCCGGCGTCTGGTGCGGCCGTCGATGCGTCCTGCGTTGGTGTCGTCGATCCGTGGTACCTACGAGTGGTACAGCGCCGCGCAATGGAGGATCAAGCGGTGGGTGTCCATGCAATCCTCGTGCGTGGTGGCGAACTCCAGGGCTGGCGCGGCGTACGCGTGTGAGCGCATGGGGCGGCCCGAGTGCGCCATGGACGTGGTCTACAACGGGGTGCAATGCGAGCCGCCCTGTGAGGACGCCGCGCGAGAGCTGCGTCGGTTGCTTTCTCCGGCAGGCGAGCCTTTGATTCTGTTCGTGGGGCGTCTGGTCGTGCACAAGGACGTTCCGACGCTGGTTCGCGCCTTTCACACGCTCCGGGCTCGCGGGATCGGCGCGCGGTTGTGCGTCGCCGGCGACGGGCCGCTGAGGGCGGAGCTGGAGTCGCTGGTGCGGGCGCTGGACTTGGAGGCGCAGGTGGCCCTGATCGGCGAGCGGCACGACGTGGCGAATCTCATCGCCGCTTCGGATTTCCTGGTGCTGCCATCCCTCAGAGAGGGGCTTTCCAACGTCATTCTCGAAGCGATGATTGGCGGGCGCCCCGTCATCGCTTCTCGCACTGGAGGCAATGTGGAACTGGTGGAGCAGGGCAGGACCGGACTTCTCTTCGAGGTGGGCAGCGAGGTCCAACTGGTCGAGGCGATGAGCCGGTTGGCCACGGATGCGGACCTGCGAAGGTCGCTCGGAACGGCTGCGCGGGCCGTCGCCGAGGCGCGCTACTCGGTTCCCGCGATGGTCCAGTCCTTGGAACGCCACTACGCGGCTGTCAGCCGCCGGGCGCCGGGGGCGTCGGTTCGTGTCACACCCGCTGCAGGTTGA
- a CDS encoding glycosyltransferase family 4 protein — protein MSEYKMAVVMVLDSVFPTQGGGGAETQVRTLGSHMRQRSLEVSVIVPMVAHGPQVEHDLVDGLRVRRIAYPRLPVVGALSMLCKLGWLLYRQRREYAVIHAHIASNMAAVSCVMGRLLGKPVIVKLTGMTEMLGGVLDPRPGPVARLRKVALRWATYYQATSSRIGCLLVDRGFEAQKVRLIPNAVDTARFQGISKDRALRERLCGSRRVVAVYAGRLVSEKGLELLLDGWARVFGHTRDGALVIVGNGALRKALEQRAARLGIEELVHFVGPTDSVETYLAIADFGVLTSLNEGLSNTLLEYMAAGLPVLGSRVSGTEDFVVPGRTGWLFEAGDVEGLVARLTEVAQAPVHELAEMGRNARHLVNARASIGSVVGQLASLYGVVPFL, from the coding sequence ATGAGTGAGTACAAGATGGCCGTGGTGATGGTGCTCGACAGCGTGTTCCCCACCCAAGGGGGAGGAGGAGCGGAAACGCAGGTGCGCACGCTGGGCTCGCACATGCGCCAACGCAGTCTCGAGGTGTCGGTGATCGTCCCGATGGTGGCGCACGGTCCGCAGGTCGAGCACGATCTCGTCGACGGACTGAGAGTGCGAAGGATCGCGTATCCGCGCCTGCCGGTCGTCGGTGCGCTGTCCATGCTGTGCAAACTGGGGTGGCTGCTTTACAGGCAACGGCGTGAGTACGCGGTGATCCACGCGCACATCGCGAGCAACATGGCGGCAGTCAGCTGCGTCATGGGGCGCCTTTTGGGCAAGCCCGTGATCGTCAAGCTCACCGGCATGACGGAGATGTTGGGAGGCGTCCTCGACCCCCGTCCCGGCCCGGTCGCTCGGTTGAGAAAGGTGGCACTGCGGTGGGCGACGTACTACCAGGCCACGAGTTCCAGGATCGGCTGCTTGCTGGTGGACCGAGGCTTCGAGGCGCAGAAGGTCCGGTTGATCCCGAATGCGGTCGACACGGCGCGCTTCCAGGGCATCTCGAAAGATCGGGCGCTGCGCGAGCGGCTGTGCGGCTCGCGCCGTGTCGTGGCCGTCTATGCCGGAAGGCTGGTATCGGAGAAGGGCCTGGAGCTGCTTCTCGATGGCTGGGCCCGGGTCTTCGGCCACACGCGCGACGGCGCTCTCGTGATCGTGGGCAACGGGGCATTGCGCAAGGCGCTCGAGCAGCGAGCGGCGCGCCTCGGTATTGAGGAGCTGGTGCATTTCGTCGGCCCGACCGACTCGGTGGAGACGTACCTCGCCATCGCCGATTTCGGCGTTCTGACGTCCTTGAACGAAGGCCTGTCCAACACACTGCTCGAGTACATGGCGGCCGGGCTTCCCGTGCTGGGCTCTCGGGTCAGCGGCACCGAGGACTTCGTGGTGCCCGGGCGCACGGGGTGGCTCTTCGAAGCAGGCGACGTCGAGGGGCTCGTCGCTCGGCTGACGGAGGTGGCGCAGGCGCCTGTCCATGAACTCGCGGAGATGGGCAGGAACGCGAGACATTTGGTGAACGCGCGAGCGTCGATCGGCTCGGTCGTCGGCCAGCTCGCGTCGTTGTACGGCGTCGTGCCGTTCTTGTGA
- a CDS encoding asparagine synthetase B family protein, translating to MKPSAWPGWRGAEDEIAYTAPAPGVQVWSRGAVAFESLGGLGGMGVGIDPAGHQAVVRAALRRWATQRVVDTRTLKGRYALVWWDASAGHVAACTDAFRTYPLYYARSGSAMLVASDARLLLATGEVPRKPCLPALYHYLNFSYVPAPYSALEGIAKLPAGSLLQATAAAVEVTRYWDAEYPEDISGSVEQRAAELRRRIVDTVTGYRPNGGTRWGTFLSGGTDSSSIASILARAVAPGKVSSFSIGFEEAGYDELSYSRLASERFGLEAHERRVGEAEAVAAIPRLVDAFDEPFGNSSAIPTYYCADLAAQHGVSVLVAGDGGDEIYGGNERYRKDRIFGAFYRSPWIVRRAGRAAAGLLAPVDTRWANRIKNFVERGSLANPDRFYSDDSFASDQFDELLSEEFRQCVARDDSLDLQRRIFHEARAGSELHRLMYLDLKMTIADNDVVKVVRASRTAGVSVMFPYLDRELVDYTGRLPSTDKVQGLEKRFLFKKATQDILPPEIRKKKKQGFGLPVSVWLRRNGPFREMAQDVLFSSQCRQRGYFQTAHVEALMRRHERGAWDHAAEIYMLLMLELWHRKYVDEGDE from the coding sequence ATGAAGCCCTCGGCGTGGCCGGGATGGAGAGGCGCCGAGGACGAGATCGCGTACACCGCGCCGGCACCGGGTGTGCAGGTCTGGTCGCGCGGCGCAGTCGCGTTCGAATCCTTGGGCGGCCTGGGCGGGATGGGCGTGGGCATCGATCCGGCCGGACATCAGGCGGTCGTTCGGGCGGCACTGAGGCGTTGGGCGACGCAACGGGTGGTGGACACGCGCACCCTGAAGGGACGGTACGCCCTCGTCTGGTGGGACGCGAGCGCGGGGCACGTGGCCGCCTGCACCGATGCATTCAGGACCTACCCCCTCTATTACGCCCGCTCGGGGAGCGCCATGTTGGTGGCCAGCGACGCCCGCCTGCTGCTCGCCACCGGGGAGGTGCCCAGGAAGCCATGCTTGCCGGCCCTCTACCACTATCTGAACTTCTCTTACGTCCCCGCACCCTACTCGGCCCTCGAAGGCATCGCGAAGCTCCCTGCGGGCAGCCTGCTCCAGGCCACCGCGGCTGCGGTGGAGGTCACCCGGTACTGGGATGCCGAGTACCCGGAGGACATCTCGGGCTCCGTGGAACAGCGGGCTGCGGAGTTGCGCCGCCGCATCGTGGACACGGTGACCGGCTACCGGCCCAACGGGGGCACGCGTTGGGGCACCTTCCTGAGCGGGGGAACCGACAGCTCCAGCATCGCGAGCATCCTGGCCCGTGCCGTGGCACCCGGCAAGGTCAGCAGCTTCTCGATCGGCTTCGAGGAGGCCGGATATGACGAGCTCTCCTACTCCCGGCTCGCCAGTGAGCGATTCGGCCTGGAGGCCCACGAGCGCAGGGTCGGAGAGGCGGAGGCGGTGGCGGCCATTCCGAGGCTCGTCGATGCCTTCGACGAGCCCTTCGGCAACTCCTCGGCCATACCGACCTACTACTGCGCCGACCTCGCCGCACAACATGGTGTGTCCGTCCTCGTGGCCGGGGACGGTGGAGACGAGATCTACGGAGGCAACGAACGCTACCGCAAGGACCGCATCTTCGGCGCCTTCTACCGTTCACCGTGGATCGTCCGCAGAGCGGGGAGAGCGGCTGCGGGGCTGCTGGCGCCGGTGGACACGCGCTGGGCCAATCGCATCAAGAACTTCGTCGAGCGTGGATCGCTCGCGAATCCCGACCGCTTCTACAGCGACGACTCCTTCGCCTCGGACCAGTTCGACGAGCTGCTGAGCGAGGAGTTTCGCCAATGCGTGGCACGGGACGACTCTCTCGATCTGCAACGACGGATCTTTCACGAGGCGCGGGCGGGAAGCGAGCTCCATCGCCTCATGTACCTCGATCTGAAGATGACCATCGCCGACAACGACGTGGTCAAGGTGGTGCGCGCGTCACGCACGGCGGGCGTGAGCGTGATGTTCCCCTACCTCGATCGGGAGCTCGTCGACTACACCGGTCGGCTGCCCAGCACGGACAAGGTGCAGGGGCTGGAAAAGCGCTTCCTCTTCAAGAAGGCGACCCAGGACATCCTGCCGCCCGAGATTCGCAAGAAGAAGAAGCAGGGATTCGGCCTGCCGGTGAGCGTGTGGCTGCGGCGCAATGGGCCCTTCCGGGAGATGGCGCAAGACGTTCTGTTCTCATCGCAATGTCGCCAGCGCGGCTACTTCCAGACGGCGCACGTGGAGGCACTGATGAGGCGGCACGAACGGGGTGCCTGGGACCACGCGGCCGAGATCTACATGCTCTTGATGCTGGAGCTTTGGCATCGAAAGTACGTGGATGAGGGCGATGAGTGA
- the asnB gene encoding asparagine synthase (glutamine-hydrolyzing), with amino-acid sequence MCGIAGVYSLDGRGGIDPSVVDDMCRMIVHRGPDDQGTFIRDGVQIGMRRLSIIDLSTGHQPIHNEDRSVWVVFNGEIYNFKELRRDLERRGHTFYTQSDSECIVHAYEEYAEDCFRHFRGMFGIAIVDLKADKLVLGRDRLGKKPLYYTRLGDGLLGFASELKSLLAVPGFVPRVDARAAHDYFVLGYVPSPSSIYQGVYKLPPAHCLVAQHGKLTLKRYWNLSFEPKLDLPEEDLKSELRQRLEEAVRVRLVSDVPFGAFLSGGIDSSVVAALMARNLDSPLKTFTIGFKEARFSEIDDARAVARHLGSEHHELVVEADAVKLLHDLVWYFDEPFGDSSAIPTYLVSRLASRHVKMVLSGDGGDELFVGYERYRKYRQLMQLQRCTAGLGPALLKAGGGLVGGARGYRWERIARRMMQPFPDRYLSGVGLNSQDDLSRFLAPGVAGGDLYGGVRALFERPDIGDPLDRIVAGDLGSYLADDILVKVDRMTMANSLEARAPLLDHELLEFAARLPMKYRLRGKTGKYLLKQVAADLLPATVMNKRKQGFAIPLAQWLRGELRPLVEDTFSDRRFRERGMFDVAGVQGMLKEHFRGTRDHAEALWLLLTYELWARKFLDADMAAQAAVRVGPGVDGAGWRKADAVAACQVGA; translated from the coding sequence ATGTGCGGCATTGCAGGGGTGTATTCGCTGGATGGAAGAGGGGGGATCGACCCTTCCGTCGTCGACGACATGTGCCGGATGATCGTCCACCGCGGCCCGGACGACCAGGGGACGTTCATCCGGGACGGGGTGCAGATCGGCATGAGGCGCTTGAGCATCATCGATCTGTCCACGGGACACCAGCCGATCCACAACGAGGATCGAAGCGTCTGGGTGGTCTTCAACGGAGAGATCTACAACTTCAAGGAGCTCCGGCGCGACCTCGAGCGCCGTGGTCACACCTTCTACACCCAGAGCGACTCGGAATGCATCGTCCACGCCTACGAGGAGTACGCAGAGGACTGCTTCAGGCATTTTCGAGGCATGTTCGGCATCGCCATCGTCGACCTGAAGGCCGACAAACTGGTGCTGGGGCGCGACCGACTCGGCAAGAAGCCCCTGTACTACACCCGCCTGGGCGACGGGCTCCTGGGTTTCGCGTCCGAGCTGAAGTCGTTGCTCGCCGTCCCTGGCTTCGTTCCCCGAGTGGACGCGCGAGCCGCGCATGACTACTTCGTGCTGGGCTATGTGCCGTCGCCTTCCTCGATCTACCAAGGTGTCTACAAGCTTCCGCCGGCTCACTGCCTCGTGGCCCAGCATGGCAAGCTGACGTTGAAGCGCTACTGGAATCTCTCGTTCGAGCCGAAGCTCGATCTGCCGGAAGAGGATCTGAAGTCCGAGCTGCGCCAGCGGCTCGAGGAAGCGGTGCGCGTACGCCTGGTGAGCGACGTGCCTTTCGGCGCCTTCCTGAGCGGAGGGATCGATTCGAGTGTCGTCGCAGCCCTGATGGCCCGCAATCTCGACAGCCCCCTCAAGACCTTCACCATCGGATTCAAGGAGGCGCGTTTCAGCGAGATCGACGACGCACGGGCGGTGGCTCGCCATCTGGGCTCCGAGCACCATGAGCTGGTCGTGGAGGCCGACGCGGTGAAGCTGCTGCACGATCTGGTGTGGTACTTCGACGAGCCCTTCGGGGATTCCTCCGCCATCCCGACGTACCTGGTGTCGCGGCTGGCGTCTCGCCACGTCAAGATGGTTCTCTCCGGCGACGGAGGAGACGAACTGTTCGTCGGCTACGAACGCTACCGGAAGTACCGCCAGCTGATGCAGTTGCAGCGCTGCACGGCAGGGCTGGGCCCGGCCTTGCTCAAGGCGGGCGGGGGGCTGGTGGGTGGCGCCAGAGGGTACCGGTGGGAGCGGATCGCGCGCCGGATGATGCAGCCGTTTCCAGATCGCTATCTCTCAGGAGTGGGGCTGAACTCGCAGGACGACCTGAGCCGGTTCCTCGCGCCCGGTGTGGCCGGCGGGGACCTCTATGGCGGAGTGCGAGCCCTGTTCGAGAGGCCGGACATCGGCGATCCTCTGGACCGGATCGTGGCGGGCGACCTCGGATCGTATCTGGCCGACGACATTCTCGTGAAAGTGGACAGGATGACGATGGCCAACTCTCTGGAGGCACGGGCGCCGTTGCTGGACCATGAGCTGCTCGAGTTCGCAGCGAGGCTTCCGATGAAGTACCGGCTGCGTGGCAAGACGGGCAAGTACCTGCTCAAGCAGGTGGCTGCGGACCTGCTGCCTGCCACCGTCATGAACAAGCGCAAGCAAGGGTTCGCGATCCCGCTCGCCCAGTGGCTGCGTGGCGAGTTGCGGCCCCTCGTGGAGGACACGTTCTCCGATCGGCGCTTTCGCGAGCGCGGGATGTTCGACGTGGCCGGCGTGCAGGGCATGCTGAAGGAGCACTTCCGCGGCACCCGCGACCACGCGGAGGCCCTGTGGCTCCTGCTCACCTACGAGCTGTGGGCGAGGAAGTTCCTGGATGCGGACATGGCCGCCCAGGCGGCGGTTCGGGTGGGCCCGGGGGTGGATGGGGCCGGCTGGAGGAAGGCTGATGCTGTGGCCGCATGCCAAGTCGGTGCTTAA